The following proteins come from a genomic window of Candidozyma auris chromosome 4, complete sequence:
- the TIM50 gene encoding protein translocase subunit TIM50, translated as MLARTLLRTALPRGHLALRSAVATVQKPRYFSHSSVSFNEKKEQEKPKSILDDDMLARAGFEEDPAKGDKKDQSQEKSARRKRRVKTTKDRQREKWANIFYSSMLLGGVGALGYMARDWDSEEEQKELEGLDIANGYTPGLMYERLSKRMSKAFSFFSEPVFENLLPPPSPEQYRRPLTLVLALDDLLIHSSWDTKHGWRTAKRPGLDYFLGYLSQYYEIVIFSTNYQMNSERTVLKMDPLRAYIQYALYREACRYKDGKIIKDMSLLNRDLGKTVAVDVNPDSVSMQPENAILLKPWNGENDTTLIDLIPLLEYLATQPIKDVRPVIKSFSDSDDVIAEYKKREARLREKWREENKHLLERAGKPNVGTFMASIIGMSPNAMSKEPKMPLDAIREHGQAQYENLQKFLRENAPKFLEEEQKLKEEYGKMTLNKLMTEGMPTPEDIAKQQAKKAAEETAQT; from the coding sequence ATGCTTGCCAGAACGCTTTTGCGGACCGCTCTTCCCCGTGGCCACCTAGCTCTCCGTCTGGCGGTTGCAACGGTGCAAAAACCACGTTATTTCTCCCACTCTAGCGTGAGCTtcaatgagaagaaggaacaAGAGAAACCAAAGTCCATCTTAGACGACGATATGTTGGCCAGGGCAGGTTTTGAGGAAGACCCTGCCAAAGGtgacaagaaagaccaATCACAAGAGAAAAGCGCCCGCAGAAAGCGTAGAGTGAAGACCACGAAGGACCGCCAGAGAGAAAAGTGGGCAAACATCTTCTACTCCCTGATGCTTCTTGGTGGTGTAGGTGCCTTAGGGTACATGGCCAGAGACTGGGACtctgaggaggagcagaAGGAGCTTGAAGGCTTGGATATCGCCAACGGGTACACTCCAGGCTTGATGTACGAGAGGTTGTCGAAGAGAATGTCCAAGGcattctcatttttttcagAGCCAGTGTTTGAAAACTTGTTGCCCCCTCCATCTCCAGAGCAGTACCGTCGTCCCTTGACCTTGGTTTTAGCCTTGGACGACCTTTTGATTCATTCCTCCTGGGACACTAAGCATGGCTGGAGAACAGCAAAGAGACCTGGTTTGGACTACTTTTTGGGATACTTGTCCCAGTACTACGAGATTGTCATCTTTTCCACCAACTACCAGATGAACTCTGAGAGAACTGTTTTGAAAATGGATCCCTTGAGAGCCTACATCCAGTATGCTCTCTATAGAGAGGCTTGCAGATACAAGGACGGcaagatcatcaaggacatgtctcttttgaacCGTGACTTGGGTAAGACCGTGGCCGTAGATGTGAACCCAGATTCTGTGTCGATGCAGCCAGAAAACGCcatcttgttgaagccatGGAATGGTGAGAACGACACCACTTTGATTGACTTAATCCCACTTCTTGAATACTTAGCTACTCAGCCCATCAAGGACGTCAGACCTGTAATTAAGTCGTTTAGCGACTCTGACGACGTTATTGCTGAGtacaagaaaagagaggctcgtttgagagaaaaatggagagaagagaacaagcaCCTCTTGGAGCGTGCCGGTAAGCCTAACGTGGGTACCTTCATGGCTTCTATCATTGGAATGTCCCCTAACGCCATGAGCAAAGAGCCAAAGATGCCCTTGGATGCCATCAGAGAACACGGCCAGGCACAGTACGAGAACTTACAGAAGTTCTTGCGTGAGAACGCTCCTAAATTCTTAGAGGAGGAgcaaaagttgaaggaggagtaCGGTAAGATGaccttgaacaagttgatgaCCGAGGGTATGCCTACCCCAGAAGACATCGCCAAGCAGcaggccaagaaggctgctgaggagaCGGCGCAAACTTGA